The Homo sapiens chromosome 21, GRCh38.p14 Primary Assembly DNA window CCTTTTGCATCAGTTAGCTGGATTTTATCTGACTtgtgtttatttctagtttgtgtttgtgtgtgtgtgtgtgtgtgtgtgtgtgtgtatcttcctGAAAGGTGTTGTAAAAGGATGCGTTCTTCATCTTTATTTCAGAAAGGATGTTCATGAACTCCCTTAGTGATCCTCTCAAatgtcctcagttttctcatttgtaaattgggGATCATTATCATGTCTGCCTCTTGGGGTTTTTGTTAGGATTAGATGAGCTCAAACATGTAGTGTAAAAATAGTGGTTGGCACATGGTGTTTGGTAAATGCTAGTTACTAAGGTAACTTCTTTAGTTTTGTGGGAACTCTGAACTCAAGTTGTAATGGAGAGGTGGAAGAGGATTCTTCATGAGTTGACATCAGGGTGCTTGGGTTTCTGTTGGGTGAGCTGAAGGGAATTGTTGCTTGCCGGCACTGACCTGCTCTTTCAGCTGTGTGGGAACAGTTGCCAGACAGACACGCACAGGGAAGGTCTGCACATATCACTGCACACTAAGAGGTGGATGTCGACAGTTGCAGCAGTAAAACTTGAAACACGTTCCGCAGTGGAGTTAGCACAGTGAAGGGAAGTGGGCCAGACTGGTGGTAGGTGGTAGGTTGAGGGAGATGGTGGCTCCAGATACAGGTTTTTACTATGTCATGGGCCACTGAGATTTTTATCTGAATGAACATATTTGTCTAGTCCAGTTTGCCTTGTCATTACACATACCCTCAACTGGAGCTATTTGAGATTGCAGATCActggtggaggagggaggaggctctTTTTCCCTTTAGCCTCTTTAATCTGCATCTCTTGTTGCTTAAAAAACCACTGTTGATGGTAATATAGGATATTGGAAGTTTAGCAGTCTTGATGGCGAAGAACTTAGTtgttaatatttgatttttttatttaacaaacatttgagCACCTGTAATATGTAAGATGGTGTTCTGGACACTAGGACACATCAGGGAACAACACAGAAAATTCtaccctcatggagtttacatacATGGTAGTGAGGAGACAGAAGAAACGTTTAAGTTTTATAGCGTGTTAGGTGTTGAGTACTATGGATAAATACAAAGTTGGAAGGGAGGCATTGAGATGGTCAGGGAAGTTACTTTTGTGCAAAGACGTAAAAGGAGAGGAGACAGGTCTTGTGGAAACCTGGGGTTACAAAGTGTTGCCTGCATAGGAAATAGCCAGTCCCAGAGGCTAGTTTGGTCCATTGTGATGAAAGGGTTGACTGCTTGCTGTGCTAGTGCCCTGTAGTGGGCCAAGGGCAGAAGCATGGAGACAAGAGGCTGGGACAGTGATCTGGATGAGATGGAATGGTGATTTGAACTAAGGTGCTAGTAGTTGTCTttgattctggatatattttaagtATCGCCAACAGGCTTTGCTGATGGATTGATTGCATGTGGGTTGAGGGAGAAAGTGAGCAGTCAAGGATGACTAAAATTTTTGGACTGAGCAATAGTGAGGATGAAGTTGCTGTTCTGAGATGGGGAGGATTGAGAGTAGAACACATTTTTTGGGCAAGAGCAAATTATTCATACCCCGGAACAACAGGCAACTACAACACTTCATCCATTAAGAGCAGTTGTCCATAAATTTTACTGTGAGAACCCTTGCATTTGTAGATTGTACAGCTAATTCCTTTAACTTAATGTTTTAAAGTTGTGGGAGTTGATAAAGATTGGCTTAGATAGAATCTATAGCTGTGATGACTGGGTCAAGTATAGAATACACTTAAGACTTACTATTTTTCCCCTTCTGGTGGAATGACTAATTAACACTGATAAAAAGAATGAAGGCAGAAAGCGTTGAACTTGGATGGTGAGAACATAGATACGTCTGGTCTTACAGCTGACCCATCAGGGCTTTGCTGTATGTGAAGCCTATGCCTGGgacttctttttacttttaatctctGCATTTTATCCATACACATCCATTCACATGATCACACAAAGATTTCAACTGGTTTTTATCTTACGTGCTGTTTGCAGTCTTACTTTGTTAACAGTTGTTACATATCCATCTTGTGTATTTTCAAGCACAACTTTTTAAACACGCATGATCTTTTATCAATATCGTTAATGTTTCTTCCTGTCAGTAATGTCCTTTTCACTGAAGGTAGTATTGCATAGTGATTAAGGGCAAAAGCTGTTTAGACATATAGATGTGAGGCAACATCCTGGCTGTAACACAGACAGCTGTGGCCTGGGGTGAGTTATACTACCTcatggcttcagttttctcatctgtaaaatggtcatAATAATTGTACTTATCTCAtgattgttataaggattaaagtAATGCACATAAAACTAGACACAGTACCTAGATGGTGTTAGGACTTAGGTTagtgtaagatttttttttttttttaaatttccattatttataaCTCACTTATCTTTGATAAACAGTCTTTTACAAGCAGATAGTGTTGAGCCTCTTGAATTCTTATTGAGTTACACAAATGTTTGGTTAAGATTACATAGTAATAGGCATTGCTGCTCTGttatttcatatttccttttctttttgagacagtctcgctctgttgcccaggctggagtgcagaggtgtgatctcggctcactgcaacctccacctctctgggttcaagcgatcctcttgccacagcctcctgagtagctgggattacaggcgtgtgctaccacacctggctgatttttgtgtttttttagagatgaggtttggccaggcaggtctcgaactcctggcctcaagtgatccacccgccttggcctcccaaagtgctgggattacaggtgtgagtcaccacgcccagcctgttatttcatgttttcatttatctttaacaAAATGGGTTGTTGGGAGTTTGCTCCTATATGTGATCTAGTATCATTCACATAAAAGTTAAAACcagtagtagtttcatagttgtTCTTCCCTCCCTGACTGCCATATCTACAAGGTCTTATTTCTCTGAGATTTCTATAAAAAAATTCATGATGAGCCAAACTTATTGGTAGAATCAGGTTAAAATGAATATATCTTGGGCGGAGTGTATATGGATGAAGTAAATCTGGTGGTTTATGAACTTTTCTAGGTGAATAAGATTTTATTTGAGGAAATGGTTTACTTTGGAAATTATCCATTCTTAACCCCTCCCCACTCCTGTCCCGGGAGAAACTGATAAAAGTAGAGCTGTTCTGGTGGTAGAGGGTTGGGAGGAGGGCCGCAGTCCCTCCCTACTCTGCCTCAACTTCACCCATCAGAATACAGCTTCAGCACCATTTGAGTCCAATCAGGGTTTTGTataattaataacttttaaaaacttgaggGTGCAAGTTTAATAGAAATGTTTTGTCAAAAAGATTTAAGGgcaaattctttatattttagggATGGTTAAAACATTACggtacaggttgaatatcccgtATCttaaatgcttgggaccagaagtgttttggattgtGGGATATTGCATATTACTTGGTGGCTGAGCATCCCATATCTGAACATCCCAAAcccaaaatgctccagtgagcatttcctttgagcatcatgtcagttctcaaaaagttttggatttgggaggagcatttcagattttgtatttttgcattaGGGATACTTAATCTGTAGTGTTGTCTTTAGCTCCACTTACAATTTAAAACTGGCTGGAGTTCAGGCCAGTTATATTAGGAAAACCTGTTTTGCTCTTTGTGTTACTGATGAACCGCTACAGTATCCTTGCTCcacatttttaaagtaagcaGGGGTTGAGGACAGTCCTATGTGAGTACACATACACTCTGCATCAAGCGTTAGTAGTCTATTCCACCACAGGAATTTGCTTTCCTAGAACTTGAGTCAAGGTGACAAAAGTGAAAGCATGTATGTAAAGTCttaagaattttatatacattttttctttttgtattttacttgaaGTGATTTAAGTAGGAGCTAATAGTTGATGAGACAGTTGGGAGTCTAAAATGTTTGAGAGAGCTGCATCTTTAATGCATTATTTTATCTAATCTttctatatataaataacttGGGAAAATCCTAATATGCCTTGCACATAGTTGACAGTTTAATTTGAAAGGAACTAATATCACTTCTAGTATATTCAGGTTGTAGGGAGTAAACTGACATTTACTGAGCCACCTCCCCATTGCACTGGGCAATACTAGCTTTCTCTGTTACTTATTCCTTATAAATCATAAGGAGCAAGTTGGTTTCATTTTAAAAGCCAGACAGTTGAGACTTGTTGAGGCTCATAGAGATGAAGTTGTTGCCTGAGATCCTACAGTTAGGAAGTGACGGAGCATGGAACCCAGCCCTTAAAAACTGTGCTGTTTTCTTCTGTACCGTGCCACCTACATAGATGTGGTACCTACACCCACCTCCCTTCTTACAGAATCATGAAATCTGTCTGTTGGGGTGGGGAGAAAACAAGCTTGGGTATgcccatgttttttgtttttggtaggtTACACAAAAGTGATTGTAATTCAGGTAATTAGTTTTCAGAGGTGTCTGTGTGTTCTATAACCCTTCAATTATTAGCTGGCTAagtgaatatttttcatttggatCAGAGGATGAGCAGGGCTCATCAAGCTTACCATTGACAGAGTGCTGGACTAGGCGTCTCAGATTGTACCTTGAGTGTGTGGTTTGTAAATTGACTCCAAAGCTAAAAGAGGTGGTTGTTTGGTCACGTTTAAGATTATTGCGTACTACTCTTTGCAGGCCCCGCCCTGTGTCATTGAACTTATGACTTGAAGCCCTGAGTATAGGAGATAATTTTTCTTGTTCCTTGTTTGGTTTTAGTGGCaggtggttttttattttattatttttttgatagagtGCCCATATATCCTGCTGTTTACATATAGTTCCAGAATAAGTTTCTGGTTTGGaagataaattatatggtcacccaGACAGTACTAGAGAGATCTGGTCATGATAACTAATTACATTTTGGTTAACATGGTTATATCACCTGAAGGAGTGCTTATTTAAATTTGGtcttacctttttttctctttctatttggtcaaatgcagcaaatatttatatttacacttCTCTATTTGGATTAATTCTTCAGTTGCAATTTAATTTATCCAGATGCGTGGAATAGAACCAAAACTGCATTCTAATTCTgtgcaaaacaataaaatactactttCTGAGAAGGATGCCTTCTCTTTTGGGAAGAAGGGGAATCTGCTCTGTTTCAAAGCACCTTTGTGTTCAAGGTTTGGCTAAATCTGCTCATCACCACTAGGGGACTGTTTCTTTTTGCATTCTACAAGTATTACTCCCattacagaagctttttaagaaaaaaatggactaCCAAGGAACCCACCTACATGCTTTTCATAACTATACCTATTTTATTGTCTTATAATTTTACTTGAGAGGTTTGCGTGAATGATGAACTGTGACAaaaagcatatataaatataaaaatacaagttaaaaagcctCATGTTAGCTGAAGATTCTTCCATGtgtattcttataaaaataagGGAACCCTGGACAGTGCTCATTgtattttgttgaagaaatgttaacttctttaaaaggaagaaaaacatatatatatatataacatactgTATATTCAGAACCATTTTTAAGGAATGTAGTTTATCTCTTGAAAGACTGAAATTCAAGGCTGTGACTGTGACTAGAGTGTAAAATATAGCTGCATTGcattatagtattttatatatttctacaaACCAAATTGacctgtttttggttttgtttttccttttccagtctTTACCAGGTGCTGGTCTCTGCATGTGTTTTGTTTAAGTTGGAAAAATCTAGACACGACCCACAGAGTGGTATGGTATCCAGTGAGAAGGGAACTGTCCGCAGTGGCTTTGAAGGATATGAGGAAGCCTAGGCGGAGAGTTGAGAATTCAGCCTTGAGCTAGTGTTAGGGTACTATTTGGTACCTCTCCTGTGGGCAGAGCGACTTTACTAGAGAAGTTAGGAGTTAGGGctagcatgagaacttcatgcaGTTTGAGCATTCATCAGGCAGCAGAATATAGCTTCTATATTTACCTTGCATAAATCAGATTTGACAATGAAGAACAATGTTACTGATAGTAACAGTGCTTCCCAGTGATTGAGGAagtgcttgttttctttttcagcactTTGTTCTCTGAACAAATAAGCTGCAGCAGCTACTATGACACATAACCCACCCTATTTCCCCCCCAACGGCCAGATGAAACCAGAAATACCCACTgtgtttttctctcccttctttggaAAGCACGTGGTTGCTACTGCCATTGGGAAGAGTGATACCTGATTAGCCAGGTAGCCTTCTGAAAATTGAAACAAGTGGCCTGAGGATGACTTGGATGGCTGTTGGGTAGCAGAGAGCCCTGGAGGCAGGGTTTCATAACTGCGAACAGCAGTTTTCATTGTAATTGACACAGCAGTTTTCATTGTAATTGACAAGCTTCCCTTATGCAGAAACATTTAACGATacctttttaaataatgtttactaGTCATCTgattagattttattaaaaatttagatgATTCGTCCTACATAATGTCAAAGCATTTGTTTAAAAACTTGGAAGcttttgggggtggggaaggtggtCATAGAAATATGATCATCTTCAGGATTTGGCAGGTATGAAGTGATACAAACCtcaacttttaagatttttttttttttttttgcttttctctggCAATCAATCTTATTTATGCCAGCCGTTGACACTTAGAAAGGATTTAAATCACTTTTCATAGCATAATTATTGTATTGCTTAATGCTTTAAAAAGGCACGCAGATGGGATTGAGACATTTCTATCCAGGCAGTTTTTTCTGCATTAGACCTAAGAACCTAATTTTGTAGGGCAGTAGTCTCTAGGCATTATGTTTAGCTCCTTTTGTCAGTGAGAAGTGTGTTGTAAAGTTTCTAATACTGTGGTCTGTTTTGAACGGTTTTGAGAAGAGGTAGCTTTAGTATAATTTATAGGACTTAAAAGGAAAATGCCTAGAATCATCAGAAAAAGCATGGAAAAACATTCTTCTCTGAGGTTGCCTTATTGGAAAAGGAGAAATCATTTAGAAGTTAATGTGTGGAAGGCATTAGGTTGAATAAAATTGTTGTTCGTATTGATCTGTCAGCTGCAATTACAATTAACTGAAAATTTAGTATTTGTCTCTTTTTCAGGAGAGAAGCCGtcaaattttaatacatttaattttaggTATATTTAAATGTCTGTTTTGCAGAGTGATTATCTTAATCCAGAACTGAAAAATTCCTGATGGTCCTACTGAAGATTTATCTAATGGTCCACAAATGTCTGTTTTGTTGAGGTTTGGCGGAcataataataaatcattttttagtCTTCTGAAaacttttctcctcctccctcttttctctgcttcttatACCCTTCAACAAAAagcattaaaaggaaaacataaaatcaCGCCTTTAGTCAGTGCCGTTATCCTCTCAGAGGTTGTTTTGGAAATACTGCCTgatgaaaaggaagagaaggaaattgcttcttttaaagtttgctttttaTCTTCTTGCAGCATCTTCTAACTGGcagaaataatacaatttttgagTTGTTTTGTAAGTtggatatttttagttttgtgtgGAATGTCGTGTTTCCCATTAGGGCAGGGGGCGTCTCACAAGATCTAGGTTACTGTATGACAACTATATCCATTTACTGGAGTTTAAGAAGCTTTATAACAATACATTTCCAGAGACTAggcagtacttggttttctgtatttaaattttctgaggGTAGATGATAACATCTAGTAAACACCACCTGCCTGTTCCATCCAGGACCCTAACTGGCCATAAAGTTACCCCCAAACTCTCTTAGGATTCATagtattttaagatttcatttttgTGCCCTTATTACGAATATAATTAGTGTTTTCTCCCCTTTAGGGTGCTTTAAGATCTTAGTGCCTGTCCTAATCTGAGCATACCACAGTAAGACAAGAAAGGGCAATGCTGTGGTAGGCAGTTAGCTGCTGAAGTTAGGCCACTTAGTTATGAGGTAGATGAATTTCTGTCCTCAGCTCAAAATGATAATATTCTCACTGACAAAAGTATCAGCTGTGATCATATAGATTGCTCTTTCCTGTGGAACTGAagtgtattaaaaaaattttttttcttccaataaagAATGTCTCGTTGCGCCGGGTTTGCTAGACTGAAAGTTTCCTCATCACGTGGCGAGACCTCCTCTACTTCAATCTTTGTCTTTTGTCTCTGCTGCCTTGCAGGGTTGGTACAGTAGGCTTCACTAGACTTAGCTGCAACTCAGAATTTCTCCTCCAGCACCTGAGTAAATGCTGATGGTCTTGTGGAGAGTGGATTAAGAGTACGAGCTAAGTTCTCAATCCCAATTAAGAAGCGGAAAATTTAAACTGTCTTCTTCAAAGTTTATCACAACCACCACCATCAAGACAGCAAACCAAAGGACAAAGACTTTGACCCTGCTGTGTTGCTCTGTGTAGTCCAGTTCACGTATGGTTTACAGACTTGGCTGGggttactaaaaataaataaaaagttggacACTTCTGTCATTGGAGCGCTATTATTCACAAGTTACCAGAATGAGAGCTGTACTGGACACAGCAGACATTGCCATAGTGGCCCTGTATTTTATCCTGGTCATGTGCATTGGTTTTTTTGCCATGTGGAAATCTAATAGAAGCACCGTGAGTGGATACTTCCTGGCGGGGCGCTCTATGACCTGGGTAGCAATTGGTGCCTCTCTGTTTGTGAGCAATATTGGGAGTGAGCACTTCATTGGGCTGGCAGGATCTGGAGCTGCAAGTGGATTTGCAGTGGGCGCATGGGAATTCAATGCCTTACTGCTTTTACAACTTCTGGGATGGGTTTTCATCCCAATTTACATCCGGTCAGGGGTATATACCATGCCTGAATACTTGTCCAAGCGATTTGGTGGCCATAGGATTCAGGTCTATTTTGCAGCCTTGTCTCTGATTCTCTATATTTTCACCAAGCTCTCGGTGGATCTGTATTCGGGTGCCCTTTTTATCCAGGAGTCTTTGGGTTGGAATCTTTATGTGTCTGTCATCCTGCTCATTGGCATGACTGCTTTGCTGACTGTCACCGGAGGCCTTGTTGCAGTGATCTACACAGACACTCTGCAGGCTCTGCTCATGATCATTGGGGCACTTACACTTATGATTATTAGCATAATGGAGATTGGCGGGTTTGAGGAAGTTAAGAGAAGGTACATGTTGGCCTCACCCGATGTCACTTCCATCTTATTGACATACAACCTTTCCAACACAAATTCTTGTAATGTCTCCCCTAAGAAAGAAGCCCTGAAAATGCTGCGGAATCCAACAGATGAAGATGTTCCTTGGCCTGGATTCATTCTTGGGCAGACCCCAGCTTCAGTATGGTACTGGTGTGCTGACCAAGTCATCGTGCAGAGGGTCCTTGCAGCCAAAAACATTGCTCATGCCAAAGGCTCTACTCTTATGGCTGGCTTCTTAAAGCTCCTGCCAATGTTTATCATAGTTGTCCCAGGAATGATTTCCAGGATACTGTTTACTGATGATATAGCTTGCATCAACCCAGAGCACTGCATGCTGGTGTGTGGAAGCAGAGCTGGTTGCTCCAATATTGCTTACCCACGCCTGGTGATGAAGCTGGTTCCTGTGGGCCTTCGGGGTTTAATGATGGCAGTGATGATTGCAGCTCTGATGAGTGACTTAGACTCTATCTTTAACAGTGCCAGTACCATATTCACCCTCGATGTGTACAAACTTATCCGCAAGAGCGCAAGCTCCCGGGAGTTAATGATTGTGGGGAGGATATTTGTGGCATTTATGGTGGTGATCAGCATAGCATGGGTGCCAATCATCGTGGAGATGCAAGGAGGCCAGATGTACCTTTACATTCAGGAGGTAGCAGATTACCTGACACCCCCAGTGGCAGCCTTGTTCCTGCTGGCAATTTTCTGGAAGCGCTGCAATGAACAAGGGGCTTTCTATGGTGGAATGGCTGGCTTTGTTCTTGGAGCAGTCCGTTTGATACTGGCCTTTGCCTACCGTGCCCCAGAATGTGACCAACCTGATAATAGGCCGGGCTTCATCAAAGACATCCATTATATGTATGTGGCCACAGGATTGTTTTGGGTCACGGGACTCATTACTGTAATTGTGAGCCTTCTCACACCACCTCCCACAAAGGAACAGATTCGAACCACCACCTTTTGGTCTAAGAAGAACCTGGTGGTGAAGGAGAACTGCTCCCCAAAAGAGGAACCATACAAAATGCAAGAAAAGAGCATTCTGAGATGCAGTGAGAATAATGAGACCATCAACCACATCATTCCCAACGGGAAATCTGAAGACAGCATTAAGGGCCTTCAGCCTGAAGATGTTAATCTGTTGGTAACCTGCAGAGAGGAGGGCAACCCAGTGGCATCCTTAGGTCATTCAGAGGCAGAAACACCAGTTGACGCTTACTCCAATGGGCAAGCAGCTCTCAtgggtgagaaagagagaaagaaagaaacggaTGATGGAGGTCGGTACTGGAAGTTCATAGACTGGTTTTGTGGCTTTAAAAGTAAGAGCCTCAGCAAGAGGAGTCTCAGAGACCTGATGGAAGAGGAGGCTGTTTGTTTACAGATGCTAGAAGAGACTCGGCAAGTTAAAGTAATACTAAATATTGGACTTTTTGCTGTGTGTTCACTTGGaattttcatgtttgtttatttctccttatgAACTTAAGGATATGGTGAGACACTAACTTAAGACAATACTGACTGGTCTTTGGGGAAAAAAGTTATGTAACTGTGCATCTCTCAGGCATTGTTTACGCTGTAGGTTTTAGCCAAATTTTACTTAGCAGAAAATCATCTAATTACAAGACTTTATTTTCCCAGAGATGGATTAAAGTAAATCTTCAACTTAAGTGAAGCCAAACCTAACAGACTGAATTGTGCAAATGTGGTTTTAAATTTTGCATACCAAAGTAAGAAGAGACCAATTATTCTCACAGAGCACTTAGAGCAGAATATATGTTAAGTTACCATGAATTAAGGTATACTGTCTGCACTGCCAAGTCTTGGCAGACCTTACCCTGAAGTAGAAGATTTgctcatttctaaatttttttttctgtctctgtaatCCCTCCTACCATTAAGAAAAACTTATTTCTTAGACATTGTACAATCAGTTATGTACTGAAAATCGAATGTGCTTGTGTGATACTTGTTTCAGGACAAGTTCATTTGCCAGGTTCATTTTGTTAGCATGAGCCTACGGATTCTGATTTCCCaaagaaagaatgttttcctgTAGGTATTTTTGTACCACCAGTATATGGAATGTTAGGGAAAAAC harbors:
- the SLC5A3 gene encoding sodium/myo-inositol cotransporter codes for the protein MRAVLDTADIAIVALYFILVMCIGFFAMWKSNRSTVSGYFLAGRSMTWVAIGASLFVSNIGSEHFIGLAGSGAASGFAVGAWEFNALLLLQLLGWVFIPIYIRSGVYTMPEYLSKRFGGHRIQVYFAALSLILYIFTKLSVDLYSGALFIQESLGWNLYVSVILLIGMTALLTVTGGLVAVIYTDTLQALLMIIGALTLMIISIMEIGGFEEVKRRYMLASPDVTSILLTYNLSNTNSCNVSPKKEALKMLRNPTDEDVPWPGFILGQTPASVWYWCADQVIVQRVLAAKNIAHAKGSTLMAGFLKLLPMFIIVVPGMISRILFTDDIACINPEHCMLVCGSRAGCSNIAYPRLVMKLVPVGLRGLMMAVMIAALMSDLDSIFNSASTIFTLDVYKLIRKSASSRELMIVGRIFVAFMVVISIAWVPIIVEMQGGQMYLYIQEVADYLTPPVAALFLLAIFWKRCNEQGAFYGGMAGFVLGAVRLILAFAYRAPECDQPDNRPGFIKDIHYMYVATGLFWVTGLITVIVSLLTPPPTKEQIRTTTFWSKKNLVVKENCSPKEEPYKMQEKSILRCSENNETINHIIPNGKSEDSIKGLQPEDVNLLVTCREEGNPVASLGHSEAETPVDAYSNGQAALMGEKERKKETDDGGRYWKFIDWFCGFKSKSLSKRSLRDLMEEEAVCLQMLEETRQVKVILNIGLFAVCSLGIFMFVYFSL